AGCTCCGGCTTGACGACGATCCCGGCGGGATTGTCCGTGAGTCGATTGACCAGCTCGGCAAACTCGCGGATTGTGAACTCGTTCGGATTGCCAATGTTGACCGGCTCGGCCTCGTCCGATTGCAGCAGGCGATAGATACCCTCGACCAGATCGCTGACGTACTGGAACGAGCGCGTCTGCTGGCCGTCGCCGTAGACCGTCAGCGGCTCCTGGCGGAGCGCCTGCTGGATAAAGTTGGGCACGACTCGTCCATCGTTGAGGCGCATGCGCGGCCCGTAGGTGTTGAAGATCCGCACGATGCGCGTTTCAAGGCCGTGGTAGCGGTGATAGGCCATCGTGATCGCCTCGGCAAAGCGCTTGGCCTCGTCGTACACGCCGCGCGGCCCCACGGGGTTGACGTTGCCCCAGTACGTCTCCGGCTGCGGGTGGACCAGCGGATCGCCATAGACCTCGGAGGTCGAGGCCAGCAGAAAGCGCGCGCCTTTCGCCATCGCCAGGCCCAGCGCGTTGTGCGTGCCGAGCGCGCCGACTTTGAGCGTCTGGATCGGCAGATCAAGGTAATCGATCGGGCTGGCGGGCGAGGCAAAGTGTAGGATCGCGTCGAGCGGCCCCGCCACGTAGATATAGTTGGACACATCGTGCTTGACGAAGCGGAAGCGCTCGTTGCCGTTCAGATGCGCGATGTTGTCGGTGCTGCCCGTCAGCAGATTATCCATTGCCAGCACCTCGTGGCCCTCGGCCAGGAAGCGCTCGCAGAGGTGCGAGCCGATGAAACCGGCTCCGCCTGTTATCAGAACACGCATACCAATCCTTTACGTGTAGTCGGGTGTATCAGCAAGAGAAACGCGCCGCCGCGCCATGAAGTTACGCTGAACGTTCCACCATCGTCGGGATCGGATCGTAGGGGCACAGCGTGCCGTGCCCTGGGGCGTATAGCATACGCCCCCTATACCCATCATCAATATGCGCCGCGCCCTTTGATCACCGAGGGAATGGTCGCCAGCAGAATCCGCAGGTCCAGCCACACCGACCAGTGCTCGGCATAGTAGATGTCCAGCCTGACATACTCGTCGAAGCTGCTGTCGGAGCGTCCGGTCGCCTGCCACAGCCCGGTGACGCCCGGCGTGACTTCCAGGCGGCGCCGATGCCAGCTCTCGTACTGGAAGACCTCTTCGGGGATTGCCGGACGCGGCCCGACCAGGCTCATCTCGCCGCGCAGCACGTTCCAGAGATTCGGGATCTCGTCCAGGCTGTACTTACGCAGGATGCGACCGATCGGCGTGACGCGCGGATCGTTCTTCATCTTGAAGAGGGGCCCGTCGCCCTCGTTCTGATCCATCAGCTCGGCCTTCAGCTCGTCGGCGTTGACCACCATCGTGCGGAACTTGAGGAACTCAAAGGGCACGCCGTGCCGCCCGATGCGCGTCTGCCGGTACACCACAGGGCCGCGCGAGGTCAGCTTGATCAGCAGCGCGACGATCAGCGCGATCGAGCCCCAGAGCGGCAGCGCGGCCAGCACCAGCGCCACGTCGATCACCCGCTTGATCAGGTAGTTTGCGCCCTTGATCCGGTTTTCGCGCAGCCCGATCAGCGGCGTGCCACGTAGCTCCTGAATCGTCACGCGGTCGAAGGAAAGCTCGTAGAAATCGGGAACGACCTGGAAGTCGATGCCAAGCTGGGTACACATCTGCACCACGTTCGGCAGCGAGCGGTGCTGCCAGAAGGGCAGCGCGACGATGATATGGTCGATGTTGTGCTGCGCGACCTTGATCGGCAGCGATTCGAGCGGCCCCAGATGCGGCGCTGCCACTCTGTCGGTAAAGCGCGGCCTGGGCGCGTCCTCCTCAGGCGGATCGGCCACGTAGCCCACCAGCTCATAGCCTGTCGCCGAGGTATCGGCCAGACTAGCCATCACCTCGCGGCTCAGCCCGGTGCCGCCGACTACCAGCACGCGCTCCAGGTCGTGGCCGTGCTGCCAGCGCCAGCGCCGCACCGTCTGGATCATCAATCTTCCGAGCGCCAGCAGCATAAAGATGAACAGCGCGGCGTAGATAAAGATCAGCCGCGAGAAGAAGCTGAACGGATCGTACAGAAAGAGGAAGATGATCGTCAGCCCGGCGGCGGTCAGCACGCTGCTGGCGAGGGTACCAAGCTGGCTCAGCCAGGTAGTGTTGCGCGGCTGGTGGTAGCTGCCCTTCAGCCAGAGCAGGCACAGCGTCGTCGCCAGCATCGTCAGGCTGGTCAGCGTAAAGGCAGGCAGCGGCTTGAAGAAAAAGATCTCGCGGCCAAAGTCGATCCGCAGAATGTAGCGCACCCAGTAGGCCAGCATAAAGCCCGCGACGATCAGCATAAGATCGAGCGCGAACGTGGCGCTCGCCTCGATCCGCTGCCGTCGCGCCCGCCGCACATGCACCGGCAGGGCGGTCGAGCGCATGCCCGGTAGCTGGAGCTCGCTCACGCTCCCAGTTCCTCGCTCCATTCCAGCTCCGCTTTTTCAATCAAGACGGTATCGCCCTCTTGAACGCCCGCTTCGCGCAGCGCCTCGGCGATGCCGCTGGCCTCAAGCACCCGTTGCAGCCGATCGATCGATTCGGGCTGCGCGAAGTTGAGCATCGAAACCAGCCGCTCGATCTTCTGCCCGCGCACGCGATAGCCGCCGCGCTCACGGGAAATCGTAAACTCGTCGGGATCGACTTCCGGCACCGGCCACTCCAGCATCTCGTTCGAGCGCGGCAGCAGCGCCAGCGGGCTTGGCATCTCGCGCAGGTACTCGGCCACTCGCCGCAGCAGCGGTTGCACGCCCTCGCCGGTTGCCGCCGAGATGCCGAAAAGAGTGTCTTTCGCCACCGGCAGTGCCTTGCGCAGCCGCTCGTAGTGCTCCTGGCCTTCAGGCAGATCGAGCTTGTTCAGCGCCACCACCTGCGGACGCTCGGCAAGCTGCGGCTGGTAGAGGCGCAGCTCCTCGTTGATCTGCGCGAAGTCGTCGAGCGGATCGCGGCCTTCGGTGCCAGCGGCGTCGACGACGTGGATCAGCAGCCGCGTGCGCTCGACATGCCGTAGAAAATCGTGGCCCAGGCCAATCCCGGCGTGCGCGCCCTCGATCAGCCCCGGAATGTCGGCTACCACAAAGGTCTGCGTGCCAATCTCGACCACGCCCAGGTTCGGCACCAGCGTGGTAAAAGGATACGCCGCGATCTTTGGCCGCGCCGCGCTGATCGCCGAGAGCAGCGTGGATTTTCCGGCGTTGGGATAGCCCACCAGCCCCACGTCGGCGATCAGCTTCAGCTCCAGCTCGATCTCGTACTCTTCGCCGGGCTGTCCCAGCTCGGCAATGCGCGGCGCTTGATTGGTGGATGTGGCGAAGTGGGTATTGCCCAGGCCGCCTTTGCCGCCGCGCGCCGCCCGCAGCCGCTGCCCCGGCGCGACCAGATCGATCTCGTACGGCTCGCCGTCGATCGTCGTCCGCGCGACCGTGCCCGGCGGTACGGTGATCACCAGATCTTTGCCGCTGCGCCCGGTCTTGCGACCGGAGCCGCCATTATGCCCCCGCTCGGCGACAAATTTTCGCTCGTACTGGAACTTGAGTAGCGTGTTGAGCTGCGGATCGACTTCGAGATAGACGCTGCCGCCGCGCCCGCCGTCGCCGCCGTTCGGCCCGCCGCGTGGCACAAATTTCTCGCGCCGAAAGGTCGCCAGGCCGTCTCCGCCATCCCCTGCCTTCACAAAAATTGTGGCCTGATCGATCATTTCTGCCATGCAACAACCCATACCCCGCAGCACACGCTGCGGGCTTCTCTGCTAATGTATCTTCATGACTCTGGAGGGCGCGACACTGCGCGCCCTCGGTCGGTAGCTCTGCCTGGTCGTCGTTAGACCCGCGTGGTGTCGCGCGGCTCGTCGCTGTGATCCGCAGCTTTCTTCGTCTCGTCGTCGCGGACGGCCTTGCGGAACTCGCGGATGCTGCCGCCCAGCGCGCCGCCGACGCCTGCCAGCTTCCCGGCACCAAAGACCGCTATAACGATCACGAGAATAAGCAATAGCTCTGGCAAGCCTAATGAACCAAACATATGCGTGCTCCTTGTGAGATCCAGCCTCACATCTGTCGCATTATACCATAGGCCCCTGCGCGCCTGCGTTTGCTACAATAGCGAGGAAGAACCAAGAACCAACGGAAAGCGTTGAAGTTGTTCCCGACCCCTGATCCCTGGACGTTGAACTTGCAACTCGAAACTTGGAACTTGGAACTTGCAACTCGAAACTTGGAACTCGAAACTTGGAACCAAAACAACTGTGAATGCCGAACATGTGCCCGATCCGACCGCGCTCTGGCTCTGCCAACTGCCGGGAATGACCGCCGCCCTGCTGCGCGAGCTGCTGGCCGCCTTCGGCTCTGCCGACGCGGTGCTGCGCGCGTCCTCCAGCGCGCTGCGCAGGCTGGGCGTCGCGCCCGCGCTGGTGGCGCAGCTTGTCGCCGGGCCGCGCCAGATCCCGCATGTCGCGGCTGGTCTGAAGGGCTTGCAGCGTCTGGGCATCGTGCCGCTGCCGTTCGCCGCGCCGAGCTACCCTGAGCGACTCCAGCGCCTGTCGGAGCCGCCGCTGGTGGTCTACGTCCAGGGACCGTGGCCGCTCGCGCAGCCGCTCGCGCTGATCGTTCAGCCCGACGAGATCGATCCGCGCGTCGCGACAGGCTGGGAGCAGATCTCGGCCACGCTTCGCGTACACGCAGGCTTCGCCGCACTGGCGACCGCAGCCGCCGCTCAGACCAGGCCAGCGCTGCTTGGCGTCCACCACGGCCTGATGCTGGCGCGGCAGCGCTTGCCGCAGGATCTCTGGAAGCAGGTGACGGCGCGTAGCTGCACGCTGCTTTCGATCTGCCCGCCCACGGCGCAGCCCGATCCCGCGCTGGCCCACGCCACCTATCGGGCGCTCGCGGCGCTATCGGATGCGCTCGTGGCGCTGCTGCCGCTGCCCGCAGAAGCCGACGA
The window above is part of the Herpetosiphonaceae bacterium genome. Proteins encoded here:
- a CDS encoding sugar transferase — translated: MSELQLPGMRSTALPVHVRRARRQRIEASATFALDLMLIVAGFMLAYWVRYILRIDFGREIFFFKPLPAFTLTSLTMLATTLCLLWLKGSYHQPRNTTWLSQLGTLASSVLTAAGLTIIFLFLYDPFSFFSRLIFIYAALFIFMLLALGRLMIQTVRRWRWQHGHDLERVLVVGGTGLSREVMASLADTSATGYELVGYVADPPEEDAPRPRFTDRVAAPHLGPLESLPIKVAQHNIDHIIVALPFWQHRSLPNVVQMCTQLGIDFQVVPDFYELSFDRVTIQELRGTPLIGLRENRIKGANYLIKRVIDVALVLAALPLWGSIALIVALLIKLTSRGPVVYRQTRIGRHGVPFEFLKFRTMVVNADELKAELMDQNEGDGPLFKMKNDPRVTPIGRILRKYSLDEIPNLWNVLRGEMSLVGPRPAIPEEVFQYESWHRRRLEVTPGVTGLWQATGRSDSSFDEYVRLDIYYAEHWSVWLDLRILLATIPSVIKGRGAY
- a CDS encoding UDP-glucuronic acid decarboxylase family protein, which codes for MRVLITGGAGFIGSHLCERFLAEGHEVLAMDNLLTGSTDNIAHLNGNERFRFVKHDVSNYIYVAGPLDAILHFASPASPIDYLDLPIQTLKVGALGTHNALGLAMAKGARFLLASTSEVYGDPLVHPQPETYWGNVNPVGPRGVYDEAKRFAEAITMAYHRYHGLETRIVRIFNTYGPRMRLNDGRVVPNFIQQALRQEPLTVYGDGQQTRSFQYVSDLVEGIYRLLQSDEAEPVNIGNPNEFTIREFAELVNRLTDNPAGIVVKPELRIQDDPQTRQPDIAKARRILDWEPKVELAEGIRLTVPYFRDELHKLGQLPAVAGEAKAHG
- the obgE gene encoding GTPase ObgE encodes the protein MAEMIDQATIFVKAGDGGDGLATFRREKFVPRGGPNGGDGGRGGSVYLEVDPQLNTLLKFQYERKFVAERGHNGGSGRKTGRSGKDLVITVPPGTVARTTIDGEPYEIDLVAPGQRLRAARGGKGGLGNTHFATSTNQAPRIAELGQPGEEYEIELELKLIADVGLVGYPNAGKSTLLSAISAARPKIAAYPFTTLVPNLGVVEIGTQTFVVADIPGLIEGAHAGIGLGHDFLRHVERTRLLIHVVDAAGTEGRDPLDDFAQINEELRLYQPQLAERPQVVALNKLDLPEGQEHYERLRKALPVAKDTLFGISAATGEGVQPLLRRVAEYLREMPSPLALLPRSNEMLEWPVPEVDPDEFTISRERGGYRVRGQKIERLVSMLNFAQPESIDRLQRVLEASGIAEALREAGVQEGDTVLIEKAELEWSEELGA
- the tatA gene encoding twin-arginine translocase TatA/TatE family subunit, whose translation is MFGSLGLPELLLILVIVIAVFGAGKLAGVGGALGGSIREFRKAVRDDETKKAADHSDEPRDTTRV